tatatatatatatatatatatatatatatatatatatatatggcatagAATTGTTTGTTTATCTCTTTCTGGAtaatcttttaatgaattttctcTCTTTTCATATGGTTTTATGAATGTTTAATTCTATTcctttcaaatttatttcatgTATTTATATTGATTCTGATACATCTGTGCTCAGATTTTGTTCATTCGTGCTTTGGGATCAATTTTAAGTTTTGTTTCTTGCATTggtatttcttatttttataattttagaggTTGTGTATGAAATATTCTTTTATCATATATTCAATGTAAGTGTTTCACTTTTACAATTTTATTAGAGAATATAATTCCATAGAAATTTTGAGTAGTTCTTTCACGACATCTTTCATGTGATCTTTCCATCTATTATCAGAAAGGTTTCGGATATGGATATATCCTAGGAATGTTACATGCAACATTGACTGTCTTAATGGGTTCGAGCTACGCTTGGATGGATCCGACCCTTTAACACCACATATCAACGACTATGTGGTCGATGATTCAACACATCAGCTCATATCATGGCGTTCTAAATCGGAACACCACCAATAGTCCCTCGACTTGAGCCCCCGGGGTCCACTTATCACCTTTAGACGAGAACGATCTAATCGTGGGTGGATCCGTGCCCACAAtgacaagaaagagagagagagagagagagagatatgaggcCAAGGCAATGGAGTACACATTCGATGTCTTGGTAGGTGGGAAACACAACCCCCCCTGGTGGGATCTTAGTCGAGAAATGTATCACCTACGTCAATCCCGATGACCGAGTACAAGATCACAATGGGAGGGCGGGTGTTCTCACGAAAGACGAAAGGTTCGAAGCTAGAAATGGaatagaagggaagggaaggtttGAAGGTTCTTCTCCACGGGCAAAAAATGATCGAGGGCAATGATGAAGGAAAAGGTGAGAGGTGTCAGGACAACCTCGACCTACTGATACAGCCATTGgagtagtctctctctctctctctctctctcttcccataGAGAAGGCTCACACACGTGCCCATGCAATTATTGCACCCTCTCCCACTGCCAACCCGTAAAGTGGCCGAGTTGGATGGAAAAGCAAGCAACCTAACAAAGCAAGAGAGGACGGAGGACGGTGTGATGCGTACCTGTTCGAAGCTTATTGGATACTTTGAATCAGTGCATATAAGAAGAATACGTACTTAACGTACCTCCTCACGTATGCATAATGCGGTGGTACGAAGAAGTCTCTTTCGAAGGAACCCAGTTCTGTTCAAGAAAAAGGTATAGATATCAGCAACTCAGCATAACGAATCTAGCAATTCACACGCATCAAATTGACAGAATTGGTCGTACATTAAAGCAAGgcatacatatatattattagcCTGACGATAATCTTTAAGGTTCTGCAAGAGACTGACAGCATGGGCAAGCTGGTAAAGTTGGCATGTGGGAGATCATTATATAAGGAGGCTAGTCACTACACCATACTCCGCCACATCCTTTTGCTCTTGGGTTAATCTGTCTCTCTTTTGGTCCTATGGAAGAGGATGATCAAAGAGAACTGCGGCTGCTACTCTCCTCCTCCACCCGACCTCCCTCTCATGCACCAAAGTCCTCGGCTGGAACTGACACATCTGACCATCCGCTACTTGATCTTAATCTGTCAATGAGTATCAGCACACTGCAGCCATCAGCGACTGAGGAATCCCACGGCTATGCGAGGAGTCTGCAACTATTGAAGCAACAAACTGCAGAGCAGATCCGACTTGCAGCTGTAGAGAATGCTTATGCTGAACAGATAAGAGAGCTGACAAGGAGGGAGCTAGAGTTGGCTGAGCAAGAGTTTGCCCGTGCTCAGCTGGTCTGGGAGCGAGCCAGAGAAGAGGTGAAGAAGgccgagaggatgaaggagatagCCACCAGGAGGATCAACTCTGCATGTTTGGAGATCACTTGCTACAGTTGCCACCAACGGTTCCGGCCGTAGCAGAACCAATTCAACATCACTCTTCAGCTGTATATGGATCACAACAATGAAGCGATCATTCCTCCCCCATTCAACTCTTCCAAGATGACATCCCCAGTCAAAAGTCATGTGCTATCGCCGTTGCCGTACTGATGATGTCcttaaaaattttctttccccATTGTTAATAACAAGCTAAGCCACTTGAGCTAAAATAAGGAAATTGGTATTGTCATAAAGGAAATGCTGTTCCAATTGCAAAATTGTTGACATGCTTCTAGTTGACCTGTCTGATATTGATATTTATTCTTGAGCTTTTTATGTAATCCATGAAGCAGCGATCATCTTCACCCGAAAATTGTGACAACAGATCAGAATTCTCTGCATGCTCGTCGTCTATGAAGATCCGAGGAACTCCTGTTCAAATAGAAACCAGAACAGAGTTAAAACAGTCTCCAATACTTATTGATGTTATTAACAGTAATATATGGGGAAAAATCAAGTAACAACCACAATTCTAAAATCTTCAGATTATCGCCCATCGTCAAAGTATTAATGAACTCAGTGTCGCTTATAATGGCCGGTGGCTTACAGACCATGTTACCACAaagcaagaagaaagaaagagaacctTTTCTGCTTTATGGCTGCAGAATTAACTCTTTGTTATTTGTAATTGAAATTAGTTCATTATAATAGTGTGTTAATCTCTTGGGAGGAATCTTTCACCTGCCTCAGAGCGCAAGAATGGCAACTTACATGACAACGCAACCTCCAGCACAATTTGGTAACATAACCTACTCTCAGCAAACATCTGCAACCTAGATCGATATAGCTCCCGATGTAATATTAGACAATCTTTAGCTGGTACAGTACATAATACAATTTAACAACAATGGTAAAGAAACCAATTGTCAGCTATGTGCTCACCCATAACCTGTATGATTGCAACAAATTCAAATCTTGACACCACCTCTTGTTGCAACCACCCTGTACATGCTTCTTCATGTAAGCTATAAGACTACCAAAGGGTTTTTGACATGGATGTTGGGAGAATTGGTCGACTACAACCCACCTTGGACCCAAACACACAAGTGATGTGTGCATTACTAGAACACCATCTCCACCAAACATTTGTGTTGGGTGAACATCCTTATCCTCTCGAAACCAACAACAGAAAGTAGGATAAGAAAATTATTGAAGAAAAATTACTGTTTGACAGAACAAAAGAGAGAAATGATGAAATTGTATGTCTTTGAACTTGAGATCAGTCAAGATTAGCTGGATCAGATCGTCAGACCAGAAGTCAATTGAATCAACCAAGAATCAACAAGAATCTGCCTGGATTGTGTAGGATCGATCAAATTCCTCTAGAACCTACCTAAGATCAGCTTGGAAGTGATCAAATCCATTGGGGACTAGCTCAAAATCAACCAATATCACATAAAACACAAGAAAAGGGATTGTCCAGAATCCCTACCCTGGCTttcatcaaaaagaaaaaaagaaccacCTACAAATAAGCTACACTATAACTTAAGAAGATATGGCCAACATTATATAATGACTCATATTATAGTAGAGCCAAGTCTTGGTTGGGCAATCTATAAGATCCAAAAAAGAACCTAATACTTGACATGTAATGAGCCCATAGGAATAGGTCTATAACAAATACAGGAAAGTCTTGGATAATCAAATTTGACTGCTAAGCATAGCTATTAAGAAGAGAGATACATGAAACAGAATAGGTTTAACCTGAATAGAATCAACAAATAACCTTTTTGATCGGCACCATGACAAATTGCTTTATTGCAGCCTTGCTTTCACCGATTCATACATAGAGATAACATGTGCATGTGAAGTTTAGGCAGCACACTTTAGACCCTTAGACCCATATTGGATCATCATTCGCATCACTATTCCCAAACTTGATTCCCTTGTTTGATGTTTGTGATTGTTTTACTTTGCATCTGCATTGTTCATGTCAATACATAATTCTATATACTAATTGGATACAAGTATTGGGTCAAGCGTGAGTTGGTTTGGAAGATATATTTTTTCACCAGATCCAATGTATAACATCAGACTTATTAAGAAACACAATACATGGAAAAAGAAGACAATGCTTTCTAGCATATTTCCTGTATATGAATTAGTTAGTCAGCAGTTCAGATTGACATCTTCAACAAGAATTATCAGAGCGATATGAATATGCTAATTATGCAAAAGAGTGGATctgcaaaaaataaaatacaagGATCTTAAcgccaaaagaaaaaataaaaaaaaaacagaaatgagAACTAACCATGGAAGCATTCTCTTGCTTGCCCAGCCATAAGTATGATGTCTCCACTACGAAGGAACATGGAAACAGGCATATCCTCTCTAGATTTTCCCCCAAGAAGAAAAATAGCTTTGCACCCCAGGCTATAAGAGATTTACGAAGTTCATGAGCTTGTTACTAGATGCTTAACAACCAAGGTCAATTTAAGGCAAGCATACCTTATGCTTACAATAGGCTTACTCCAATCCGCTTCCATGTCAtcaagatgaccaccaagcatgtcACCTGCAAAGAATCTCTCTTAGGTTGTTACATCATAAATCAGTGGAACCAACATACCAGTGGTACCATCTCTCAACCAACTAGCAATAGAACTGTGGGGTTTTAGATATGTTGTGACATACTTGGACTAAAATAGTTCACTATTGCAGCTTCGGGCTGGAATTCTTCCCCTGATGACATGGCTGGTACTGCCATCTTCTTGGCAAGAAGACATAAATCATTTGGTATCTTGTTATGAGGGAGAGATACATCATAGTTGCGCTACATCATAACAAACATAAACCAAGAGATAAGTGATGACGCAACACAAAAAAGCAAGCAAGGACCACATGTGAATAGGACATGATACCTATAAAGCAAAACATTAGCCAAATTGATGAACTTCCAATTCTGGATAAAATTATCCCAGCATTTCTGAAGAATGTAAGTTTTCCAGAAATGTGgcagttctattttttttttcttgcataaGAAAGATGCACTCAATATGATCATCTTTATCTTTTCAACAAAAGTTCAAATTGCAAACAGGTAAATCAGCTGAATCAGTGTACTTAACAATATAATGTGTTTTCACTAGCATTTATGAAGATAGGCTTGTAATAGGGTTGGTTCTTTGTCACATTTTGCATAAAAAAGATGCACTCAACCTAATCATCCTCAAAAAGCAATAATTCCAAACAAGTAAATCAGCAAACTGGGACAACAGAAAGCGCTCCAAATACTAGTAAATCTCAAAGCATTCATTATAGGCTTAATATAGAAAGTATATAGATGAAACTTAACTGCTATTAAAAGTTTTGCATTCTTACATGAGCAAAACCCATCTCTATGAAGGAGAAAAATTAATACGCCAAAAGTACCAAAAGAAACATCCCGATTTCCAAGCAAACAAAAATCAGGAATAAGGTTCTAATTGACTTAACAATAACCACGGTGTTTTCTGATAACTGACCAAGCGAGGTATGTAACAAGAACGAATTTTAAAGCAGGCATCTTCTTTTAGTAAGTGTCAAGCACATGTACTCATAAAACTATGATAGCAAGCTACTGCAAACAGGATATCactgtttcaactttcaagtgcCCTCTGTCAATTGGAATTCCAGATATATAAAGCATCATTTAACTCTATTTTGCTTCATTCTTAACCTTAAGCAATTTATCTTCAGTTGCTAAAAATGATATATAAGTACAAATTTTCTTTTGCATACAAAGATACATTTTATCCTCTATAACTATTCGATACCCAAATTATAGCCAAAATTTATTTCCCAATGGACATCTATATATCTACTAAAAAAAAAGGTGAACTCTTCACTTAAATGAAAATTCACTATAATAATATTAATGATAGATGACAACGGCATATAAATACAACAATTTTCTTTTGAATATAGAGACAGACCATTTCATCCTATATTCCTATTCTATACCCAAACTATAGTCAAAAATATTTTCCCAATGTTCATCTATGATTCTATATCTCTACTTAAAAACTAGGGGAACTCTTCACTGAATTGGAAAACAAGTAAAATACAAAAATGAAACCTCAATGTACCTTAGACCAGTCAAACTGTAGGCCAAGGGTACTCCAACGCAGTTTTCTTAGGAGAACTGATGCTGAAACTGATTTGCATGAATCATGCCCCTCTACATGTGCATCAAGACTTGTTTCTGAAAAGAT
The window above is part of the Musa acuminata AAA Group cultivar baxijiao chromosome BXJ2-6, Cavendish_Baxijiao_AAA, whole genome shotgun sequence genome. Proteins encoded here:
- the LOC135613900 gene encoding protein indeterminate-domain 16-like, which codes for MEEDDQRELRLLLSSSTRPPSHAPKSSAGTDTSDHPLLDLNLSMSISTLQPSATEESHGYARSLQLLKQQTAEQIRLAAVENAYAEQIRELTRRELELAEQEFARAQLVWERAREEVKKAERMKEIATRRINSACLEITCYSCHQRFRP
- the LOC103988650 gene encoding alpha-ketoglutarate-dependent dioxygenase alkB isoform X2 — encoded protein: MYGVEASGAETERTAFRRAEKRKQPVVNRTDLSDVIDFLAVLESFERDGGTPEGIYRFECPGFALPIFCLKDRPGFYFIPCALTIEEQCYWIRQSLISFPQPPNRTNHTAIYGPITDLLTAVQNKKILVEAENSNVSLVDNNMLAPRYIFSETSLDAHVEGHDSCKSVSASVLLRKLRWSTLGLQFDWSKRNYDVSLPHNKIPNDLCLLAKKMAVPAMSSGEEFQPEAAIVNYFSPSDMLGGHLDDMEADWSKPIVSISLGCKAIFLLGGKSREDMPVSMFLRSGDIILMAGQARECFHGVPRIFIDDEHAENSDLLSQFSGEDDRCFMDYIKSSRININIRQVN
- the LOC103988650 gene encoding alpha-ketoglutarate-dependent dioxygenase alkB isoform X1, which produces MYGVEASGAETERTAFRRAEKRYKLYKSQPPRSRKQPVVNRTDLSDVIDFLAVLESFERDGGTPEGIYRFECPGFALPIFCLKDRPGFYFIPCALTIEEQCYWIRQSLISFPQPPNRTNHTAIYGPITDLLTAVQNKKILVEAENSNVSLVDNNMLAPRYIFSETSLDAHVEGHDSCKSVSASVLLRKLRWSTLGLQFDWSKRNYDVSLPHNKIPNDLCLLAKKMAVPAMSSGEEFQPEAAIVNYFSPSDMLGGHLDDMEADWSKPIVSISLGCKAIFLLGGKSREDMPVSMFLRSGDIILMAGQARECFHGVPRIFIDDEHAENSDLLSQFSGEDDRCFMDYIKSSRININIRQVN